The region tttttgagaccataacgtgtttttgagaccataacgtaattttgagaccataatgtgtttttgagaccataacgtgtttttgagatcataacgtgtttttgagaccataacgtgtttttgagaccataacgtgtttttgagacctttttctgtttttgagacctttctctgtttttgagacctttctctgtatttgagacctttctctgtttttgagacctttctctgtttttgagacctttctctgtttttgagacctttctctgtatttgagacctttctctgtatttgagacctttctctgtttttgagacctttccctgtttttgagacctttctctgtatttgagacctttccctgtttttgagaccttattatactattgagacattactgtgtgttttttctgagagctttctgtgtttttgagaccttattatacttttgagaccttgttgtgtgtttatttttgcgacctttgtgtgtttttgagaccttattgtacttttgagacccttgtgtggttttgagacccttttggccctcacggccgcccatacgAAAGCCTCAGCATGTCTCCGCCAGGTAGCTCTATCTCTTGTCTTGTTGAACCAATTTACTGTTCCCCAGTACTGATCTATCTCGTCTCTCCATCTCTTGCACTGTCTTCCCCGGTTTCTGTTTCCCACCATCGGTCTCCATACAGTAATTGCTGTAGTCCATCTGTTGTCTGTTCTTCTGCTGATATGCCCCGCCCAATTCCATTTCCTGTGTTTGGCTGTTTCCAAGATGTCTTGAGTCTTTGTTTGGTCTCTAACCCATTTGTTTGTCTTTCTGTCTTTGTAGGTGATCCCTAACATGTTCCGTTCCATGTTGTGCTGTGCCGCTTGTAGCTCCTTTTCCATTTTTGCAGTAAGCGTCCATGTCTCAGCCCCATATGTAATAGTTGGAATTATACATTGGTTGAACACTTTCCTTTTCAGGCATATTGGTATCTATCCTCTCATGATATTGCTAAGCTTTCCGTATTGCCTCCATCCAAGCTTGATTCTTCTCTTTATTTCCTGCTCTTGTCCTTTTTCCTTCAAGCTGAACTGCTGTCCCAGGTATATATATTCATTGACTTCTTCTATGTTGCAACCATTTACAGTGACTATTCTTTGCTGGACGAGGGGTcctgttattatttttgttttctgcaTGTTCATCTTCAGGCCACATTCCTTGCTAGCTTCAGCGAGCTCCCTGAGCATGGTTTCAATTTCTTCCAGGCTTTCTGTTATGATGATTATATCATCTGCAAATCTGAGATGGTTGAACTTCTCCCCATTGATATTCACACCTTTTTAATCCCACTGAAGTGATTGGAATATGCTTTCCAGACATGCTGTAAATAACTTTGGTGAGATTGTATCTCCCTGTCTCACTCCTTTTTTGATGTTGATCTTTGCACTTTCTTTGTGAAGAGTTTCTGTGGTTGTGCAGTTTGTGTATATATCTCTCAGTAGGTTTATGTATTTACTTTCTACTCCTTGTTGATGTAATGCATCCAACACTGACTGGGTTTCCACGGAATCAAATGCCTTTTCATAGTCTATAAAGGCCATGCAGAGAGGTTGATTATAATCATGCCATTTTTCCTTCAGTTGATTGATGGTATGTATATGGTCCATGGAGGAATAGCCACTTCTGAACCCTGCTTGCTCTTTGGGTTGGTTACTATCTAGAGTGTTTTCCAATCTGTTGGTTAGGATTCTTGTGAAAAGCTTGTACACATTTGAGAGCAGGCTAATGGGTCTGTAGTTTTTGAGGTCTCGTTTGTCACCTTTCTTGAAGAGAATGACCATATTTGCCTCTTTCCATCGTTGTGGTACCTTTTCCTGCCTGATGCAAGTTGTGAAAAGCTTGGCGAGCTCTCCTGTGATGGAGTCTCCTCCTTCCACGATTGTATCAATTATCACATTGTCTGTTCCTGGCGCCTTTCCTCTTTTCATACTATTAAGTGCACGATTCACTTCCCAACTTGTGACATCAGGCATCTCTTCATTTGTTTCTTGTTGCAACTCCTCCACTTTCTTGTCACTATGGTAGAGCTGTTCATAGAACTCTCCTATCCGTTGTAGTATTACGTCTTGATCCCTTATTTCCTGTCCGTTTTTGTCTAACAGGGTTATTATCTTCTGCTTGCCATCAGATAACTTCTTGTTGGTTTTCTTTAGACTCCTGTTATTTTCTATTGTTTCCGTTATCTTCCGAGTGTTAAACTTCCTAATGTCTTCCCTCATCTTCTTTCGGATTGTTTTACATGTCTCTGTGTATTCTATATTTTGGATTCCTATTCCATCTCTCTTCATGTTCCTTCTTTTCTCCAAGAGCTGTTTGGTGCTGTCTGATATTTTtgattctttttcttttcttgccTTGCCCGCTACTTTGAGTGCACTTTCTTGGATGATATCAACAAGCTGGTCATTCCAACTGTCCAAGTCTGTATCCTCTTGCTCCTGAAGTGCCTGAAATCGGTTTTTAAGCTCCAATTGGAATTCCTCCTTCTTAGTTTTCAGGTTTTCAAGGTCTGCTTTCCTGTGCTTTGGTCTTAACAGTTTCTGCCTCTCAAGTCTGGTATCTATCTTCATTTTGCATAGAAGCATTCTGTGGTCACTCCCTGTATTCACTTTATTCATTACCTTGACATCGTGGATGATGTTAGATTTGTTTGTTAGGATGAAGTCTATCTCATTTTTGGTTTTACCATTTGGACTCCTCCATGTCCATCTTCTAGATGCACGTTTCTTGAAGAATGTGTTCATGATTTTGAGTTTATTGCTGATTGCAAATTCGATGAGCTTGTCGCCTCTATCGTTTCTTGTTCCTAACCCAAATTTTCCCATTACGTCTTCTTCTCCATCTTGTCCTAATTCTACTTTGGCGTTGAAGTCTCCTATTACCATGTTGTAATGTGTCTTTGATGTTTTCAGCAGTTCGGCTATCTCTTCATACAATTTATCCACCTCTTCGTCTTCATGGGCTGTTGTAGGAGCATACACTTGTATTATCTTGATGCTGTATTTCTTATTTAACTTCAGTGTGACCTGTGCCAATCTCTCATTGATACCTCTTACTTCTGTTATGTGTTTTGACCATTTCCTGTGGATCAGAATCCAACTCCTGCCATACTTTTGTTGTCTAAACCTATATGATAGAACTGATGTCCGCTCTTGAGCTCCATGAATTGCTCACCCCGCCTTTTGACTTCACTTAGTCCTATTATATCCCAATTGACTCCTTTTAGTTCCTCTCCTAGTTCCAGTAATCGGTCGTCTCCTAGTAGTGATCTAATGTTGTATGTAGCAACTCTTAGATCCCAATGATGGCCTATATGAACCCAGGGATTCTTAGCACCCCCTGTTCCTTGCCTGGTCGGGCCGCCATCTTGGTCCGGGGCTGCAGAACTGCTGGGGACTGGGGGCCATTGTCTTTTTTCTGGCGTACTCATCATGCTGGTTGTAGGCCTACCCCTCCACGCTGGCCTTGTGCGGGTTGGAAGGGAGATTTTTATTTCAGAGATCCATCTCCTTACAGGGCTAGGAACTTAGTCTGTCCCTTGCGGGTGGTGGTTGCCATTTTCTTCCACCCAAAAAGGAGCACCCATTGGTATAAAATATACCCATGGGAACCCCAGCACCAAAGGTGCTGGTAAGGGTAACTTTCAGCTCCTCGGCAGTGCTAGGCACTGCCTCCCCTTATGTAAACAAAGATGCGAAActgtaaattttgatgatttttccaGATGAGCCTTTATGAGCAGCGAGAAAATCTGCAGAATTCTGCTCTCCACAATATTGGTTAATCAAAACGTGTGGAAAAACAATGGTCACATGATCAATCACACAAGGGTTagtatcaaaaacattattgtgatGCACTGTGCACTGTGCAGTGGCGTGGCCAGGTCTTGAGGGAAGTAGGCAGGAATAAAAATGCATGAAGAAAGGGGGAACCATGAGAACAGAGAACAAAATATGCAAAAGAGAAATGGTGAATTATTTAAAGAGGACGAGGCAAAAATCTACTTTTAGGTATTTAGATGATGTCCCCCACCCTGAGCAattataaatgggctattccagaaattaaaggca is a window of Amphiura filiformis chromosome 2, Afil_fr2py, whole genome shotgun sequence DNA encoding:
- the LOC140141412 gene encoding uncharacterized protein, which encodes MMSTPEKRQWPPVPSSSAAPDQDGGPTRQGTGGAKNPWVHIGHHWDLRVATYNIRSLLGDDRLLELGEELKGVNWDIIGLSEVKRRGEQFMELKSGHQFYHIGLDNKSMAGVGF